A genomic segment from Nitratiruptor sp. YY08-10 encodes:
- the purD gene encoding phosphoribosylamine--glycine ligase — protein sequence MNVMVVGSGGREYAIGYALKKDPNVENIYFAPGNGATLQLGKNVEISDFRELAAFAKEQGIDLTIVGPEAPLVEGIVDVFKEEGLTIFGPSQKAALLEGSKIYMKNFLKRYNIPTARYIETEIMDEAAEFIDELEPPIVVKADGLCAGKGVIIAQSREEAKEAAANMLSGEAFGPAGQRVVIEEYLDGYELSIFAISDGENYVILPAAQDHKRLLDGDKGPNTGGMGAYAPTPLINDELSKKIEDRIIAPTIAGMAKDGTPFEGVLFAGLMIVDGEPYVLEFNVRFGDPECEVLMPLLKTPASELFYKAATKRLDELKVEFYDKYAVGVVLASENYPYGKSKPSEIIVDDIVHSELKEHSLICYAGVSLIEGKLFATGGRVLVCVGLGDTIKEARDYAYMLTGQVHFAGKKFRKDIAYQALQIDESA from the coding sequence ATGAATGTAATGGTTGTCGGAAGCGGGGGGAGAGAATACGCTATAGGGTATGCCCTCAAAAAAGATCCAAACGTTGAAAATATCTATTTTGCTCCGGGTAACGGTGCTACACTACAACTCGGGAAAAATGTCGAGATTTCTGATTTTCGTGAACTTGCAGCTTTTGCAAAAGAGCAGGGTATTGATCTTACGATTGTCGGTCCAGAGGCCCCACTGGTGGAAGGAATCGTCGATGTTTTTAAAGAAGAAGGGCTTACTATTTTTGGACCTTCTCAAAAAGCGGCTTTGCTTGAGGGTTCAAAAATCTATATGAAAAATTTTCTCAAACGGTACAATATTCCCACGGCACGATACATTGAAACGGAGATAATGGATGAGGCCGCGGAATTTATAGATGAACTTGAACCGCCTATTGTGGTAAAGGCTGACGGTTTATGTGCAGGAAAGGGTGTTATCATCGCCCAATCTCGCGAAGAAGCAAAAGAGGCTGCGGCGAACATGCTCAGTGGGGAAGCTTTTGGTCCGGCTGGTCAGCGAGTGGTGATTGAAGAGTACCTCGATGGTTATGAACTCAGCATCTTTGCTATCAGTGATGGAGAAAACTACGTCATTTTACCGGCCGCACAGGATCATAAAAGACTTCTTGATGGAGATAAAGGGCCCAATACAGGTGGAATGGGAGCTTACGCACCAACTCCCCTTATCAATGATGAACTTTCCAAAAAAATAGAGGATCGAATCATTGCCCCTACGATTGCTGGTATGGCAAAGGATGGGACACCGTTTGAAGGGGTTCTGTTCGCGGGTCTTATGATTGTGGATGGAGAACCGTATGTTTTAGAATTTAATGTTCGCTTCGGGGATCCAGAGTGCGAAGTGCTGATGCCACTTCTCAAAACTCCGGCATCTGAACTGTTTTATAAAGCGGCTACGAAGCGTTTAGATGAATTGAAGGTAGAATTTTACGATAAATATGCAGTTGGGGTAGTTTTAGCCAGTGAGAACTATCCTTACGGAAAATCGAAGCCGAGTGAAATTATCGTTGATGATATTGTCCACAGTGAACTCAAAGAACACTCTTTGATCTGTTATGCAGGAGTGAGTCTCATAGAAGGGAAGCTCTTTGCAACCGGTGGCCGGGTACTGGTATGCGTGGGTCTCGGTGATACGATCAAAGAAGCGAGAGATTATGCCTATATGTTGACCGGTCAAGTCCATTTTGCCGGTAAAAAGTTTCGTAAAGATATTGCATATCAGGCATTGCAAATAGATGAGTCTGCGTAA
- a CDS encoding uroporphyrinogen-III synthase has translation MPIYILSNTKIEGAKTLPLIEQKFLPISIDFSLYDYLIFTSKNGVRAIEQISHTWRLKPVISIGSATTKAIKKKGGKVVWQGSEGYGDTLANEIVAHFSNDKKYLYIRPKKVVSNLVPILRQNGFEIDEVIAYETVCRACDTVQKPEPGSVIIFSSPSTVECFFRCFAWDDSYKAVVIGKQTAQALPKEISYVMAEKKSLVSCVETAKTLLS, from the coding sequence ATGCCCATCTATATTCTCTCAAATACGAAGATTGAGGGAGCGAAGACGCTCCCTCTCATAGAACAAAAATTTTTACCCATCTCCATCGACTTTTCTTTATATGACTATCTCATCTTTACATCCAAAAATGGGGTCCGCGCAATCGAACAAATTTCTCATACGTGGCGCTTGAAACCTGTTATCTCGATCGGTTCGGCCACGACAAAAGCTATAAAGAAAAAGGGTGGTAAAGTGGTATGGCAAGGAAGCGAGGGATATGGCGATACCCTTGCCAATGAGATTGTCGCACATTTTTCAAACGACAAAAAGTATCTTTACATAAGGCCTAAAAAAGTTGTATCTAATCTTGTGCCCATTTTGCGGCAAAATGGGTTTGAGATTGATGAGGTTATAGCGTATGAAACTGTATGTCGGGCATGTGATACTGTGCAAAAACCGGAACCCGGTTCTGTCATCATCTTCTCTTCTCCTTCGACGGTAGAGTGTTTTTTTCGCTGTTTTGCATGGGATGATAGCTATAAAGCAGTGGTAATTGGCAAGCAGACGGCCCAGGCTTTGCCAAAAGAGATCTCATATGTAATGGCTGAAAAAAAGAGTTTGGTTTCTTGTGTGGAGACTGCAAAAACTCTTCTTTCATAG
- the guaA gene encoding glutamine-hydrolyzing GMP synthase: MQEVPIVILDFGSQYTQLIARRLREVGVYCEIYPFFEPIENIRAKKPQGIILSGGPASVYEPEAPRVDKKIYELGVPVLGICYGMQLITVDFGGQVVRALEHEYGKAKLYFDPVHGKICPLFEGTKDGQIVWMSHGDKVIELPQGFVRVAHTDNSPYAAIANEEKKIYALQFHPEVSHSQEGQKILENFARKICGVTNKWDMGHFAKEQIEKIRQRVGEDKVLCALSGGVDSSVVTALLYEAIGEKLIPVFVDNGLLREGEREKVEYVFKNMLKVPLIVVDAKERFLNALQGVTDPEQKRKIIGHTFIEVFEEEAKKHTDVKYLAQGTLYPDVIESVSVKGPSETIKSHHNVGGLPEWMQFELIEPLRELFKDEVRKLGLELGLPREMVYRHPFPGPGLAIRILGEVNEEALELVRKADTILLEEIKAHGLYEKLWQSFAVLLNVKSVGVMGDKRTYENTVALRIVESSDGMTATFAHIPHDLLELISNRIINEVDGINRVVYDITSKPPGTIEWE, encoded by the coding sequence ATGCAAGAAGTACCAATAGTTATATTAGATTTCGGGAGTCAATATACACAACTTATAGCAAGACGCCTGAGAGAGGTTGGGGTATATTGTGAAATATATCCTTTTTTTGAACCGATTGAAAACATCCGGGCAAAAAAGCCTCAAGGTATCATTCTCAGCGGCGGACCGGCAAGTGTTTATGAACCGGAAGCTCCGAGGGTAGACAAAAAGATTTATGAATTGGGCGTTCCTGTACTTGGAATATGCTATGGGATGCAGCTTATTACAGTTGACTTTGGCGGTCAGGTGGTACGGGCTTTGGAACACGAGTACGGGAAAGCAAAACTCTACTTTGATCCTGTACATGGCAAAATCTGTCCACTTTTTGAAGGGACAAAGGACGGGCAGATTGTCTGGATGAGTCACGGGGATAAAGTAATAGAACTACCGCAAGGGTTTGTACGAGTTGCTCATACCGATAACTCTCCATATGCTGCCATTGCAAATGAAGAGAAAAAAATCTATGCATTGCAGTTTCATCCGGAGGTGTCTCACTCCCAAGAGGGACAGAAAATCTTGGAAAATTTTGCAAGAAAGATATGTGGCGTCACAAACAAATGGGATATGGGCCATTTTGCAAAAGAGCAGATTGAGAAAATACGCCAAAGAGTGGGAGAAGATAAAGTACTTTGTGCTTTAAGCGGTGGAGTGGACAGTTCTGTTGTTACAGCTCTTTTGTATGAAGCGATAGGAGAGAAACTCATTCCCGTTTTTGTAGACAACGGACTGTTGCGAGAGGGTGAGAGAGAGAAAGTGGAGTATGTGTTCAAAAATATGCTCAAAGTCCCGCTCATTGTTGTTGATGCCAAGGAACGGTTTTTAAATGCTTTACAAGGTGTAACAGATCCGGAGCAGAAGCGAAAGATTATCGGTCATACATTTATCGAAGTCTTCGAAGAAGAGGCAAAAAAGCATACCGACGTAAAATATCTTGCTCAAGGAACGTTGTATCCAGACGTGATCGAATCTGTTTCGGTTAAAGGTCCAAGTGAAACAATAAAATCGCATCATAATGTCGGGGGACTTCCGGAATGGATGCAATTTGAACTTATTGAGCCTTTGAGAGAACTGTTCAAAGACGAGGTTCGAAAACTTGGTCTTGAACTGGGTCTTCCAAGAGAGATGGTCTATCGTCATCCATTCCCTGGACCAGGACTTGCGATCAGAATTCTAGGAGAGGTGAACGAAGAGGCTTTGGAGCTTGTTCGAAAAGCAGATACGATTTTACTTGAAGAGATCAAAGCCCATGGCCTTTATGAAAAATTGTGGCAGAGTTTTGCTGTGCTGCTCAATGTCAAAAGTGTCGGCGTCATGGGAGATAAAAGAACTTACGAAAATACCGTTGCACTTCGTATCGTAGAAAGTAGTGACGGTATGACGGCAACATTTGCCCATATCCCTCACGATTTATTGGAGCTCATTTCCAATAGAATCATCAATGAAGTTGACGGGATTAACAGAGTTGTGTATGACATCACTTCCAAACCACCAGGAACCATTGAGTGGGAATAA
- the nhaD gene encoding sodium:proton antiporter NhaD, protein MHGIDLTHSWIGWINLVIFIVGYYFIAAEEKFHMNKAKPALLIGTLMFMLLGVYFAFNHLDPTPLHDEMEKLILEIAEIFFFLFVAMTYIETLIERKVFDVLKYKLTSKGYSYKKLFWITGTLAFWISPVADNLTTALILSTVLYTIDKTKTQFLVPGAINIVVAANAGGAWSPFGDITTLMAWTAGKGEFVDFLYLFVPSFAGWVLTAWLLSLFVPKGEPHFDASLPKAELKPGAKVVIWLGAFTIFIAVVGHQFFHFPAMWGMMFGLALLKMYSYLHKRKNQHDHFDVYVNMKNVENDTLLFFFGILSAVGALHFMGFLEYIVKLYDHIGPTAGNIGVGFISAIIDNVPVMSAILKANPPMGIDQWLLVTMTAGIGGSLISFGSAAGVGVMGRMRGVYTFGAHMKYAWTVLAGYILSIVLWYIQFEILGLY, encoded by the coding sequence ATGCATGGTATCGATTTGACCCACTCTTGGATAGGGTGGATAAATCTGGTAATTTTTATTGTCGGTTATTACTTTATAGCAGCTGAAGAGAAATTTCATATGAACAAAGCGAAGCCTGCTTTGTTGATTGGGACACTGATGTTCATGCTGCTTGGAGTCTATTTTGCGTTCAATCATCTCGATCCGACTCCGCTTCATGATGAGATGGAGAAGCTCATTTTAGAGATTGCAGAGATTTTCTTTTTCCTTTTTGTAGCGATGACCTATATAGAGACGCTCATAGAACGAAAAGTATTTGATGTATTGAAATATAAGCTCACATCCAAAGGATATAGCTACAAGAAACTTTTTTGGATTACAGGAACCTTGGCTTTTTGGATATCACCGGTTGCTGACAACCTGACAACAGCTTTGATCCTTTCTACGGTTCTTTATACGATTGATAAGACGAAAACGCAGTTTTTGGTTCCGGGTGCAATCAACATCGTTGTAGCTGCAAATGCAGGTGGTGCTTGGAGCCCGTTTGGTGATATTACGACACTTATGGCGTGGACCGCTGGAAAAGGTGAGTTTGTTGACTTTCTTTATCTTTTCGTGCCTTCTTTTGCTGGATGGGTGCTTACTGCTTGGCTTTTGTCCCTTTTTGTACCGAAAGGCGAACCCCATTTCGATGCTTCTTTGCCAAAAGCTGAACTCAAACCAGGAGCAAAAGTGGTTATATGGCTCGGTGCCTTTACGATTTTCATAGCAGTTGTCGGGCACCAGTTTTTTCATTTTCCTGCGATGTGGGGTATGATGTTTGGTTTGGCTTTGCTAAAAATGTATTCTTATTTGCATAAAAGAAAAAATCAACACGACCATTTTGATGTCTATGTGAATATGAAAAATGTGGAAAATGATACGCTTCTTTTCTTTTTTGGTATTTTGAGTGCTGTAGGAGCCCTTCATTTTATGGGATTTTTGGAGTACATTGTCAAACTCTATGACCATATTGGTCCGACAGCAGGAAATATCGGCGTCGGCTTTATCTCTGCTATCATTGACAACGTTCCTGTTATGAGTGCAATCTTGAAAGCAAATCCGCCAATGGGCATTGATCAGTGGCTTCTTGTCACCATGACTGCTGGAATTGGTGGAAGCTTGATCAGTTTCGGAAGCGCAGCCGGTGTGGGTGTAATGGGAAGAATGAGAGGTGTATATACATTCGGTGCCCATATGAAATATGCATGGACTGTATTGGCAGGATACATTCTTTCCATCGTATTATGGTATATTCAGTTTGAAATTTTGGGATTATATTAA
- the nadB gene encoding L-aspartate oxidase, translating into MKRYDYLIVGAGIAGLYAALNVPKECSVLILSKDPIWECNTFYAQGGVATAVNEEDIPLHIQDTLQSGAGLCNEEAVEILSRNSMLVIEDLIARGFAFDTDEHGNLLFTKEAAHSRARILHAGGDATGRELHRFLLSQVQAKVLEGVFVLDLLIEDNIVYGVTVQNGENRHNIYAKNIIIASGGIGSLYEYHTNAKRISADIQGLASLKGLPLKDMEFTQFHPTVFVYNVRARKLLLTEALRGEGATVVDETGRRFLFEYDERGELAPRDIVSRAIYRHQKEGHSVYLDFSNFTEKFFQKRFPNIYRVFRNIGYNVPYDRVPISPAFHFMMGGIETDTWGKVKGYENLYAVGEVACTGVHGANRLASNSLLEGLVFSKRAIEDTLFREQVFAHKEFPVFSDILVQSNDKEIKQQLRHLMWHNVGIIRKRKELQEAKEQIDSMKQKDIGYLLRLRISCAEAIVDAALARRKSVGAHYIEEGE; encoded by the coding sequence TTGAAACGTTACGATTATCTGATTGTTGGAGCGGGTATTGCCGGGTTGTATGCCGCATTGAATGTTCCAAAAGAGTGTTCTGTTCTAATTTTGTCGAAAGATCCCATCTGGGAGTGTAATACCTTCTATGCCCAAGGCGGCGTGGCAACTGCGGTCAACGAAGAGGATATCCCGTTACATATACAAGATACGTTGCAATCAGGGGCAGGGCTTTGCAATGAAGAGGCTGTTGAGATTTTGAGCCGCAACTCCATGCTGGTGATCGAAGATTTGATAGCCAGAGGTTTTGCCTTTGATACAGATGAACATGGAAATCTCCTTTTTACCAAAGAAGCTGCCCACTCAAGAGCAAGAATTTTACATGCCGGAGGCGATGCAACGGGAAGAGAACTGCATCGATTTTTACTTTCGCAAGTTCAAGCAAAAGTGTTGGAAGGTGTTTTTGTACTGGATCTATTGATAGAAGATAATATTGTTTATGGTGTTACAGTACAAAATGGAGAAAATCGACATAACATCTATGCGAAAAACATCATCATAGCGAGTGGTGGCATAGGGTCACTCTATGAATATCACACGAATGCGAAAAGAATAAGTGCCGATATACAGGGGCTTGCATCACTCAAGGGCTTGCCTTTGAAAGATATGGAGTTTACCCAGTTTCATCCGACAGTATTTGTATACAACGTGCGGGCGAGGAAACTGCTCTTGACTGAAGCGTTACGGGGAGAAGGCGCTACCGTTGTGGATGAAACGGGCAGACGCTTTTTGTTTGAATATGACGAACGAGGAGAACTTGCCCCAAGGGACATTGTCAGCAGAGCCATCTATCGCCATCAAAAAGAGGGGCACTCTGTCTATTTGGATTTTTCCAATTTCACGGAAAAATTTTTCCAAAAAAGATTTCCAAATATCTATCGAGTTTTTCGCAATATCGGTTATAATGTACCGTATGACAGAGTTCCTATCTCACCAGCCTTTCATTTTATGATGGGCGGTATCGAGACAGATACCTGGGGAAAAGTGAAGGGGTATGAAAACCTGTATGCAGTTGGCGAAGTTGCATGTACGGGAGTTCATGGTGCAAACAGATTGGCGTCGAATTCTTTGCTTGAGGGATTGGTCTTTTCCAAAAGGGCTATCGAAGATACACTTTTTCGAGAACAGGTATTTGCACACAAAGAGTTTCCCGTCTTCTCAGATATTTTAGTCCAATCCAATGACAAAGAGATAAAGCAGCAGTTGCGACATTTGATGTGGCATAATGTTGGGATTATACGAAAACGAAAAGAGTTGCAAGAGGCGAAAGAGCAGATTGACTCGATGAAGCAAAAAGATATTGGCTATCTGCTTCGTTTGCGAATCAGTTGTGCCGAAGCGATAGTGGATGCCGCTTTGGCAAGGCGAAAAAGTGTTGGAGCCCATTATATTGAAGAAGGAGAATAA
- the uvrC gene encoding excinuclease ABC subunit UvrC encodes MQELAKKLRSLPDAPGVYQYFDQNGRLLYVGKAKSLKKRVKSYFRFSPTLTPAPNLSPRIFKMIHETKNLEYIVVESENDALILENSLIKQLKPKYNILLRDDKTYPYLYVDFNEIFPRIKLTRKVVQGSNIRYFGPFPSAAKEILDSLYELFPLVQKESCIKGKKACLFYQMKRCLAPCEGYVTPKEYAQILDKAIFHLKDKQRLIEKLQNKMHEYAEQLRFEEAASLRDRIKKIESVQIQSGIDFAKMENLDIFAIEENEKQAVLVRLFMREGKVISSSSTLYRIDKEKGFDKSEAYKRALLEFYQTQTPLTASRIIVAHDFSERDSIQNYLSEKFGKKITVQHPLRGEKRKIANLALLNAQELLKKSTTQNQIEDVIKTYFQLRHSPYRIEAFDNSHISGSNPVGAMVVYENGKFVKSDYRHYSLHHKDEYAQMKELLTRRCESFASNPPPDLWLIDGGETLRQLAEDILQSHGVVIDVIAIAKEKSDAKTHRAKGKAKDILYSSKGIHKLSPADEKLLFFQKIRDEVHRFALNFHRKKRQKESMIVELLKVKGIGEGKLKKLLRFYGSFEKIKEGSFEELQHLVGEKAAQKILEHLSKHDLNLL; translated from the coding sequence ATGCAAGAACTCGCTAAAAAATTACGTTCTTTACCGGATGCTCCCGGTGTGTATCAATATTTTGATCAAAATGGAAGGCTGCTGTATGTCGGAAAGGCGAAAAGTCTCAAAAAAAGGGTCAAAAGCTACTTTCGATTTTCGCCTACGCTAACCCCTGCGCCAAATCTCTCTCCAAGAATCTTTAAAATGATACATGAAACAAAAAATTTGGAGTATATTGTCGTAGAGAGTGAGAACGATGCACTCATTTTGGAAAACTCGCTTATCAAACAACTCAAACCAAAATACAATATTCTACTTCGAGACGATAAAACATATCCCTACCTGTATGTAGATTTCAACGAAATATTTCCAAGAATCAAACTGACAAGAAAAGTTGTCCAAGGAAGCAATATCAGATATTTTGGCCCTTTTCCATCTGCAGCAAAAGAGATTTTGGACTCTTTGTACGAACTTTTTCCTCTCGTTCAAAAAGAGAGCTGTATCAAAGGAAAAAAAGCATGCCTTTTTTATCAGATGAAAAGGTGTTTGGCACCTTGTGAAGGCTATGTCACTCCAAAGGAGTATGCACAAATCTTAGATAAAGCGATTTTTCATCTCAAGGATAAACAAAGACTCATCGAAAAACTGCAAAATAAGATGCACGAATATGCCGAACAGCTCCGTTTTGAAGAAGCAGCCAGTCTTAGAGACAGAATAAAAAAAATCGAATCCGTACAGATTCAAAGCGGTATCGATTTTGCAAAAATGGAAAATCTCGATATTTTTGCGATCGAAGAGAATGAAAAGCAGGCGGTACTTGTACGGCTTTTTATGCGGGAAGGAAAAGTCATTTCAAGCAGTTCGACACTCTACCGTATCGACAAAGAGAAAGGATTTGATAAATCCGAAGCGTACAAAAGAGCTCTTTTGGAGTTTTATCAAACCCAAACACCTCTCACAGCATCTCGGATCATTGTGGCGCACGATTTTAGCGAAAGAGACTCTATCCAAAACTATTTAAGTGAAAAATTTGGTAAAAAAATCACTGTTCAACACCCATTGCGAGGAGAAAAACGAAAAATAGCCAATTTGGCGCTGCTCAACGCTCAAGAATTATTGAAAAAGAGTACCACACAAAACCAAATTGAAGATGTGATCAAAACCTATTTTCAGCTTCGACATTCTCCATACAGAATCGAAGCATTTGACAACTCTCACATCAGCGGATCCAATCCTGTCGGTGCAATGGTAGTATACGAAAACGGGAAATTTGTAAAATCCGATTATAGGCACTATTCGCTCCACCACAAAGATGAGTATGCACAGATGAAAGAACTGCTGACACGAAGATGTGAGAGTTTTGCAAGCAATCCTCCACCCGATCTATGGCTGATTGACGGCGGCGAAACACTGCGTCAGCTTGCCGAAGATATTCTGCAAAGCCACGGTGTCGTTATTGACGTTATTGCAATAGCAAAAGAAAAATCGGATGCGAAGACACACCGTGCCAAAGGAAAAGCAAAAGATATTCTCTATAGCAGTAAAGGAATCCACAAGCTTTCACCTGCCGATGAAAAGTTGCTCTTTTTTCAAAAAATCAGAGACGAAGTCCACCGTTTTGCTCTAAATTTTCATAGAAAAAAACGACAAAAAGAGTCGATGATTGTTGAACTGTTAAAAGTGAAAGGTATTGGTGAGGGGAAACTGAAAAAGTTGCTTCGTTTTTATGGTTCATTCGAAAAGATCAAAGAAGGCAGCTTTGAAGAATTGCAACATCTTGTCGGGGAAAAAGCAGCCCAAAAGATTTTGGAACATCTATCTAAGCATGATTTAAATTTGTTATGA
- a CDS encoding Hpt domain-containing protein: MLLYDSKRQLVAIDEKILEVTGFESTKDLFNRVDDIAELFVNRPGYVYKFQNFSWIDYVLYNPAKTHLAIIETNRGGIEVKIEIHTLVSKSGDIAFFCVDLIPEQFSEEFGDFHTPQSSIAAFPAQMSLENETTVDSIEAMATLEPQEFDKDESSLLETEDIFGTKIEPAPIQEEKIELLSEDEDEHFHILSNEDLIHATAPKPSPAESETRIDKDEQPILHPSMEEHYTLLDEEAEKTQKEEEHIELVPSPKDKTFQAYNIHNIANELEIDEALLKELIDEFIEQAYELRLEIYKSIQNYDFEKLSQLLHKIRGAANNLRIREAAQYLQYTKDDEDIEKITEQIDNFYAFLDKFAQQFNPAIYKKFNEPEVLHENTQQNLLTREESKNEEVASTVQKSIEAQNLTIEDDDVDLEIAIAAADLGLDKEEVQQFIEEYIQEVIRQEATLYNLLKSNTEEFKKNIHKLKGTAANLRLQKIEKLLAKLMQEENIDSMKQLLIDFFDRVATIGKKLGMNISKLIVKINADTLGLDIETYKELLTDFYNEFQDLHNHPHNEALNKLKRLQKIAKQLYLPSIEYQIEQMIQTQSISPEKIDHIRTQIHSLLKDEQ, from the coding sequence GTGCTTTTGTACGACAGCAAAAGGCAATTGGTAGCAATTGATGAAAAAATATTGGAAGTAACCGGCTTTGAATCAACAAAAGATCTTTTCAACAGAGTTGACGATATTGCAGAACTTTTTGTGAATAGGCCAGGATATGTTTACAAGTTTCAAAATTTTTCATGGATCGACTATGTACTGTACAATCCTGCTAAAACTCATCTTGCAATCATCGAAACCAACAGAGGCGGAATCGAAGTAAAAATAGAAATCCATACCCTCGTCAGTAAATCAGGTGATATAGCTTTTTTTTGCGTCGATTTGATTCCTGAACAGTTCAGTGAAGAATTTGGAGATTTTCATACGCCACAATCCAGTATTGCTGCATTTCCTGCACAAATGAGTCTTGAAAACGAGACGACAGTGGATTCGATTGAAGCGATGGCAACTCTTGAGCCACAAGAGTTTGACAAAGATGAATCCTCTTTACTCGAAACCGAGGATATTTTTGGTACAAAAATCGAACCTGCACCTATTCAAGAAGAGAAAATCGAACTTTTGAGTGAAGATGAGGATGAGCATTTTCACATTCTCTCCAACGAAGATCTCATCCATGCAACGGCTCCAAAACCATCTCCTGCTGAAAGCGAAACACGCATCGACAAAGATGAACAACCAATTTTGCATCCATCTATGGAAGAGCACTATACTCTTTTGGATGAAGAGGCAGAGAAAACCCAAAAGGAAGAAGAACATATAGAGCTTGTCCCATCCCCAAAAGATAAGACTTTTCAAGCATATAATATCCACAATATCGCCAATGAATTAGAGATTGATGAAGCTTTATTGAAAGAATTGATCGATGAGTTTATCGAACAGGCATATGAACTCCGTTTGGAAATCTATAAATCTATTCAAAATTACGATTTTGAAAAACTCTCACAACTGCTTCATAAAATAAGAGGCGCTGCAAACAATTTGCGTATACGTGAAGCTGCTCAGTATCTCCAATATACAAAAGATGATGAAGATATTGAAAAGATCACCGAACAAATCGACAACTTTTATGCATTTTTGGATAAATTCGCGCAACAATTCAATCCTGCAATTTACAAAAAATTCAATGAACCTGAAGTTCTGCATGAAAATACGCAACAAAACCTTCTTACGAGGGAAGAGAGCAAAAACGAAGAGGTGGCTTCTACAGTTCAAAAATCCATTGAAGCACAGAATCTAACAATTGAAGATGATGATGTGGATTTAGAAATAGCCATTGCAGCAGCTGACCTCGGTCTTGATAAAGAGGAAGTACAACAGTTTATCGAAGAGTATATCCAAGAGGTCATCCGGCAAGAAGCCACACTTTACAACCTTTTAAAAAGCAATACCGAAGAGTTCAAAAAAAATATCCACAAACTCAAAGGCACTGCAGCCAATTTGAGATTGCAAAAGATAGAAAAATTACTCGCCAAACTCATGCAAGAAGAAAATATTGACTCAATGAAACAGCTTTTAATAGATTTTTTTGACAGAGTTGCAACAATAGGAAAAAAACTTGGCATGAATATATCTAAACTAATCGTGAAAATAAACGCAGACACTCTTGGCCTAGACATAGAGACATATAAAGAACTTTTAACAGATTTCTACAACGAATTCCAAGACCTGCACAATCACCCTCATAACGAAGCGCTCAATAAACTAAAAAGATTACAGAAGATAGCCAAACAGCTCTATTTACCCTCTATCGAATATCAAATCGAACAGATGATACAAACACAGAGTATCAGTCCCGAAAAGATTGATCATATACGTACGCAAATTCATAGTCTTTTGAAGGATGAACAGTGA
- a CDS encoding sel1 repeat family protein — MRKEFFGLMIALSLAYASSFSEGIQAFKQQNYQEALELLKEAYYDDDAVNAGYFLGKIYLNGLGGIKPDINMAETFLKAAADSGNVRAQCLMAQVYAEKYNNLEKAEKIIKGNSVPDCKEVAQRLQNMKKNKNNE; from the coding sequence GTGAGAAAGGAATTTTTTGGTTTAATGATAGCATTGTCGTTAGCGTATGCTTCGAGTTTTTCCGAAGGTATTCAGGCATTCAAACAGCAAAACTATCAAGAAGCACTCGAACTTTTGAAAGAGGCTTACTATGATGATGACGCTGTTAATGCTGGATATTTTTTGGGAAAAATATATCTCAATGGCCTGGGAGGAATCAAACCAGATATCAACATGGCAGAAACATTCTTAAAAGCTGCAGCCGATTCGGGCAATGTTCGCGCCCAGTGCCTCATGGCACAAGTGTATGCAGAAAAATACAACAATTTGGAAAAAGCTGAAAAGATTATCAAAGGAAACAGCGTGCCTGACTGCAAAGAAGTAGCCCAGAGGCTTCAAAACATGAAAAAAAATAAAAACAATGAATAA